The Elusimicrobiota bacterium genome has a segment encoding these proteins:
- a CDS encoding AMP-binding protein, with protein MQVEDFLEDSARRSSGKTALVAGLRRLTYRELDEQCNRLAQALAAEGVSRGDRVVIYLENSVEAVVSIFAVLKAGAVFVVVNPTTKADKLRYLVANCAAVALITHAAKLEAARESLQEPSLKAVFVDGTVEEQIKGIAKSVRPLGEILQDKRTVNPLPKRCIDVDLAALIYTSGSTGGPKGVMLTHLNIVSAATSITTYLENTPDDIILNVLPLSFDYGLYQVLMAFKIGGTVVLERSFTYPAACLDKIVQEKVTGFPVVPTIAAILLQMDFSKWDLSSLRYMSNTAAALPTDHIVKLRKLFPSVRLYSMYGLTECKRVSYLPPDQIDLRPGSVGRGMPNEEVYIVDEQGNRVGPGVVGELVIRGSNVMKGYWQKPEETAKVLKPGPFPCENVLYSGDLFRTDEEGYLYFVGRKDDIIKTRGEKVSPKEVEDILYSLPGVVEAAVIAVPDPILGSSIKAVLVTKKGVPLTEKDVLRHCASRMEDFMVPKFVEFRDELPKTPSGKIAKRLLTTPTERP; from the coding sequence ATGCAAGTCGAAGACTTCCTGGAAGACAGCGCCCGCCGCTCGAGTGGCAAGACGGCCCTCGTGGCCGGCCTTCGCCGGCTGACATACAGGGAGCTTGACGAGCAGTGCAATCGGCTGGCGCAGGCCCTGGCGGCCGAAGGGGTGAGCCGCGGCGACCGGGTCGTCATCTATCTGGAAAACTCCGTCGAGGCGGTTGTTTCCATTTTTGCCGTTTTGAAAGCGGGGGCGGTGTTCGTGGTCGTCAATCCCACGACCAAGGCGGACAAGCTGCGCTACCTGGTGGCCAACTGCGCTGCTGTGGCCTTGATCACCCATGCCGCCAAGCTCGAGGCGGCTCGTGAAAGCCTCCAGGAACCTTCCCTTAAAGCTGTATTCGTTGATGGAACGGTAGAGGAGCAGATCAAGGGCATCGCGAAATCCGTGCGGCCTCTGGGGGAAATTCTTCAAGACAAGCGGACCGTGAATCCCCTGCCAAAGCGGTGCATTGATGTCGATTTGGCGGCCCTGATCTATACGTCGGGGTCCACCGGCGGGCCCAAAGGGGTGATGCTGACTCATCTCAACATCGTCTCCGCCGCCACATCCATTACCACTTATCTTGAGAACACGCCCGACGATATTATCCTGAATGTCCTTCCGCTGTCGTTCGACTACGGGCTTTATCAGGTCCTCATGGCTTTCAAGATCGGCGGAACGGTGGTCCTGGAACGTTCGTTCACCTATCCGGCGGCCTGTCTGGACAAGATTGTCCAGGAGAAGGTCACCGGGTTTCCGGTTGTCCCGACCATCGCCGCGATACTGCTTCAGATGGATTTCTCGAAATGGGACCTCTCCAGCCTGCGGTACATGTCCAACACAGCCGCGGCGCTCCCGACCGACCACATCGTGAAACTGCGAAAACTTTTTCCTTCGGTCAGGCTTTATTCGATGTACGGTCTGACGGAATGCAAGCGCGTTTCCTATCTGCCTCCGGATCAGATTGACCTCCGGCCCGGCTCGGTGGGCCGCGGGATGCCGAATGAAGAGGTCTATATTGTGGATGAGCAGGGGAACCGCGTGGGACCGGGCGTGGTGGGCGAGCTGGTGATTCGCGGATCGAATGTCATGAAGGGCTACTGGCAAAAACCGGAAGAGACCGCAAAGGTTCTCAAGCCCGGACCTTTCCCGTGTGAAAATGTCCTCTATTCGGGCGATCTCTTCCGAACCGATGAAGAAGGATACCTCTACTTCGTCGGCCGCAAAGATGACATCATTAAAACGCGCGGCGAGAAAGTCAGCCCCAAAGAAGTGGAAGATATTCTTTATTCGCTGCCCGGGGTCGTCGAGGCCGCCGTGATCGCGGTGCCGGATCCCATTTTGGGAAGTTCGATCAAGGCCGTACTCGTCACGAAGAAAGGTGTCCCGTTGACCGAGAAAGATGTCTTGCGCCACTGTGCCAGCCGGATGGAGGATTTTATGGTACCCAAGTTTGTCGAGTTTCGAGATGAACTTCCGAAAACGCCGAGCGGCAAGATTGCCAAGCGACTTTTGACCACGCCAACGGAGCGCCCATGA
- a CDS encoding acyl carrier protein — translation MKENLRKFIVDNFSFGQSDVKFSDDESLLEKGLIDSTGVLELVTFLETKYKIHIEDNELIPDNLDSIEKMIRFVNRKVGKEA, via the coding sequence ATGAAAGAGAATCTGCGGAAGTTCATTGTCGACAACTTTTCGTTCGGCCAGAGTGATGTCAAATTTTCCGATGACGAGTCCCTGCTGGAAAAAGGGCTGATCGACTCAACGGGAGTACTGGAGCTGGTGACGTTCCTCGAGACGAAGTATAAAATCCATATCGAGGACAATGAGTTAATCCCCGACAATCTGGATTCGATCGAGAAGATGATTCGGTTTGTAAACAGGAAAGTGGGCAAGGAGGCTTAA
- the asnB gene encoding asparagine synthase (glutamine-hydrolyzing): MCGIAGALHLDGAKADASLLRRMIEKIPYRGPDDSGVYTDQQVGLAHVRLSILDLAGGHQPMHDDSGSLSITFNGEIFNYKELREEWLRKGHRFATHSDTEVILHHYAEKGEKCVEDFNGQWAFAIWDKKKRKLFLSRDRLGVRPLFYTLQDRTFLFASEMKSLLAYPGMPRQIDPVALDQIFTYWSALPPRTIFKGIQELPPGTSLTVQNGTCKTQRYWQLNYPSDGHRPGGPKTDQEYTSRLMELLVDAARLRLRADVPVGAYLSGGLDSSVIAAVIKKCTDTPLKTFSVAFDDPEFDESSYQKEVSNALGVERHEVRCTHEAIGQVFPRVIWQTERPILRTAPAPLFILSELVRDNGYKVVLTGEGSDEMLGGYDIFKEAKIRRFWGARPDSKIRPLLLKKLYPYLPRLQMQSTEYLKAFFRVDEQDLSSPFFSHLPRWGLTSMLKMFFSDDLRAELRRAEPLPPLEADLPEDYFRWDPLCQAQYLESAYLLPGYILSSQGDRMAMAHSIEGRFPFLDHRVVEFAASIPPRLKMKALNEKYILKRGSEGLIPDSVRNRPKQPYRAPEGKSFFTAGKGRDYVESLLSPDRIQKSGLFQPAAVEKLVDKFRRGRAIGIKDNMALVGILSSQLVSNQFVENLGAQS; the protein is encoded by the coding sequence ATGTGCGGAATAGCGGGGGCGCTGCATCTGGATGGCGCGAAGGCAGACGCCAGTCTCCTTCGCCGGATGATTGAGAAGATTCCATACCGCGGTCCTGATGACTCCGGTGTTTACACGGATCAACAGGTCGGTTTGGCCCACGTCCGGCTGAGCATCCTTGACCTGGCCGGCGGACACCAGCCCATGCATGACGACTCCGGATCCCTTTCGATCACATTTAACGGCGAAATTTTCAATTATAAAGAACTAAGAGAGGAATGGCTCCGCAAGGGACATCGCTTCGCGACGCACTCCGATACGGAGGTGATTCTGCATCACTATGCCGAAAAAGGGGAGAAGTGCGTAGAGGATTTTAACGGCCAGTGGGCCTTTGCCATCTGGGACAAGAAGAAGCGGAAGCTCTTCCTCTCGCGCGACCGGCTCGGAGTCCGGCCGCTTTTCTATACGCTCCAGGACCGGACCTTTCTCTTTGCTTCGGAGATGAAATCGCTCCTGGCCTATCCGGGAATGCCCCGCCAGATAGACCCTGTCGCTCTTGATCAAATTTTTACCTACTGGTCCGCGTTGCCGCCCAGGACCATTTTTAAAGGAATTCAGGAACTTCCTCCGGGGACCTCGCTTACCGTTCAAAACGGAACGTGTAAGACTCAACGCTACTGGCAGCTCAACTATCCTTCGGATGGCCACAGACCTGGAGGGCCCAAAACGGATCAGGAGTATACGTCGCGCCTGATGGAGCTGCTGGTGGACGCCGCGCGCCTCCGTCTTCGCGCGGACGTGCCGGTGGGAGCGTATTTAAGCGGCGGGCTTGATTCGAGCGTTATCGCCGCTGTGATTAAAAAATGCACGGACACTCCGCTCAAAACATTCTCGGTCGCCTTCGATGACCCGGAATTTGATGAGTCCTCTTATCAGAAGGAAGTCAGTAACGCCCTGGGCGTCGAGCGTCATGAAGTGCGCTGTACCCATGAGGCCATTGGCCAGGTCTTTCCGCGGGTCATCTGGCAAACGGAAAGACCGATCCTTCGAACGGCCCCTGCCCCGCTTTTTATCCTCTCGGAGCTGGTTCGAGACAACGGCTACAAGGTCGTCCTCACGGGCGAAGGCTCGGACGAGATGCTGGGCGGCTATGACATTTTCAAGGAAGCCAAGATTCGCCGGTTCTGGGGCGCGCGTCCGGATTCCAAGATCCGGCCGCTGCTCCTGAAAAAATTGTATCCGTATCTCCCCAGACTGCAAATGCAGTCGACGGAGTATCTCAAAGCGTTCTTCCGGGTGGATGAACAAGATCTCTCGAGCCCGTTTTTCTCGCACCTCCCGAGATGGGGACTGACCTCCATGCTCAAGATGTTTTTCTCCGATGACCTGCGGGCGGAGCTCCGCCGGGCTGAACCTCTCCCGCCGCTGGAGGCCGATTTGCCGGAGGACTACTTCCGCTGGGATCCCTTGTGCCAGGCCCAGTACCTCGAGTCCGCCTATCTGCTGCCGGGCTACATCCTCTCGTCACAAGGCGACCGGATGGCGATGGCTCATTCTATCGAAGGCCGATTTCCCTTTTTGGATCACCGGGTCGTCGAATTTGCGGCCTCTATCCCGCCGCGGCTCAAAATGAAAGCCTTGAATGAGAAATATATCTTGAAGCGCGGCTCGGAAGGCCTTATCCCGGATTCGGTCAGGAACAGGCCCAAACAGCCTTACCGGGCTCCGGAAGGAAAGAGTTTTTTCACGGCAGGGAAGGGCCGCGATTACGTGGAGTCGCTCTTAAGCCCGGATCGCATTCAAAAGAGCGGGCTCTTCCAGCCCGCCGCTGTAGAGAAACTGGTGGACAAATTCCGGCGCGGCCGGGCCATCGGGATCAAAGATAACATGGCACTGGTGGGGATCCTTTCCTCTCAACTCGTGTCAAATCAATTCGTTGAAAACCTAGGAGCGCAATCATGA
- a CDS encoding HemK/PrmC family methyltransferase, with protein MSEEIQKKKTGVPREYVLGKADFMEHPFECTPDTLIPRNETRVLVDTALQAILEKEAFEKELLLIEIGTGCGNIAASIAMGSKQVRILASDISPKAVAIAQRNIDAYKLGDRVSLFCGDLFSPFQDKGYEGKIDFIVCNPPYIPTASLEKLASEIIDHEPRVALDGGPYGINIFRGLIAGALSLLKPSGMLFFEIGERQEKLAARLIEKNGGYEDISYFEYEGAIRVLRAKKRGVIA; from the coding sequence ATGTCTGAGGAAATTCAAAAAAAGAAAACGGGAGTCCCGCGGGAGTATGTTCTAGGAAAAGCGGATTTCATGGAACATCCCTTTGAATGTACTCCTGACACATTGATTCCGAGAAACGAGACGCGGGTTCTTGTGGACACCGCGCTACAGGCGATTCTAGAGAAAGAGGCCTTTGAAAAAGAGCTTCTTTTAATAGAGATTGGAACGGGCTGCGGGAATATCGCCGCCTCCATCGCCATGGGGTCGAAACAGGTCAGGATTCTCGCTTCCGATATCAGCCCGAAGGCAGTGGCGATCGCCCAGCGCAATATCGATGCCTACAAGCTCGGGGACAGGGTTTCTTTATTTTGCGGCGATTTGTTCTCCCCTTTTCAGGACAAAGGATACGAAGGGAAAATCGACTTTATCGTATGCAATCCTCCCTATATCCCCACGGCTTCCCTGGAAAAACTGGCTTCTGAAATCATTGACCACGAGCCGCGCGTCGCGCTGGACGGCGGGCCGTATGGCATCAATATCTTCAGGGGATTAATCGCTGGCGCCTTGAGCCTGCTGAAGCCCAGTGGAATGCTTTTCTTCGAAATTGGCGAACGGCAGGAAAAACTGGCCGCGCGGCTTATTGAAAAAAATGGGGGGTATGAAGATATTTCATATTTCGAATACGAAGGAGCCATTCGCGTTCTGAGAGCCAAAAAACGGGGAGTCATCGCATGA
- a CDS encoding sigma-70 family RNA polymerase sigma factor yields MSLNPILYIEDEEDYQILVKRILGHAGLEIVIADTGKQGLALLQECRPGMLILDINLPDTDGYSICHQLRQDPAWEDLPILLLTVRRRPEEWLRGFSSGANDYISKPLNPPELIERVVNCLEGKSQRFKSGATAEYQLIQAASSGNRAAFDILIQQYKPRLIESMRQTSRDETEAEDVVSYAFIKAFERLHTFRGEASFYTWLYRIALNEAMARGKKETLSIEELTRGDETFLPAALTERDSVHQELADQDSVAHVHEALSRVPEPYRRMLELFFLNNLSYDQIAQRLRVPEGTVMSRLYKARRLLKEAWEQKQAPVGVSGAA; encoded by the coding sequence ATGAGCCTCAACCCCATTCTTTACATCGAAGACGAAGAGGATTATCAAATTCTCGTCAAACGCATTCTGGGTCATGCCGGTTTGGAGATTGTTATTGCAGACACCGGCAAACAGGGCTTGGCGCTCTTGCAGGAATGCCGGCCCGGCATGCTGATCCTCGACATTAATCTTCCGGACACCGACGGTTATTCGATTTGCCATCAGTTGCGTCAGGATCCGGCCTGGGAAGATCTTCCGATTCTCCTGTTGACGGTTCGCCGGCGACCGGAGGAGTGGCTGCGAGGGTTCTCCAGTGGCGCCAATGATTACATCTCCAAACCGTTGAACCCGCCTGAGCTTATCGAGCGCGTCGTCAACTGCCTGGAAGGCAAATCACAGCGGTTTAAGTCCGGGGCAACCGCGGAGTACCAACTCATTCAGGCCGCTTCTTCCGGGAATCGCGCGGCCTTCGACATTTTGATTCAGCAATACAAACCACGACTCATCGAAAGCATGCGGCAAACATCTCGAGACGAAACCGAGGCGGAAGACGTTGTCTCGTATGCTTTTATAAAGGCCTTCGAGAGACTTCATACGTTCCGCGGGGAAGCTTCTTTCTATACGTGGCTTTACCGCATCGCGCTAAATGAAGCGATGGCCAGAGGGAAGAAAGAAACTCTTTCAATTGAGGAATTGACCCGCGGAGATGAAACGTTTCTCCCGGCCGCGCTCACGGAGCGGGATTCCGTTCATCAGGAATTAGCTGACCAGGATTCGGTTGCCCATGTCCACGAGGCGTTGAGCCGGGTCCCGGAGCCCTATCGCCGGATGTTGGAACTGTTTTTCTTGAACAACCTGTCCTATGACCAGATCGCTCAACGGCTTCGGGTTCCGGAAGGAACCGTGATGTCCCGCCTATATAAAGCCCGCCGGCTGTTGAAGGAAGCCTGGGAACAAAAACAGGCGCCCGTGGGGGTGTCTGGAGCAGCTTAA
- a CDS encoding HAMP domain-containing sensor histidine kinase codes for MKLFPKLALMVSSLLIGTTLCLSVAFYFSERRSIEQEAEQERRVVLQNLIHIAQESFLTNDDLLLVKYTGWLQKWNPSLISASVIGTQGEILAHSEPTQIGKTSAPPELSRTEVLVLSEPIRLGNRWIATARAEFSELYFQNLIRARLLQLQKRVSLIAGTAFILALVICFLLALSWTRPISRLAEAAGLIGSGKYQLDLAPMDRRPDELGFLARAFRRMAEQLRELDQMKEDFVSAVTHELRSPLGAIESYLNLIGHEGRQGLDPANWDLYLERLRLNTQRLTRFVNDLLDVAAIERGKITLEPRRTHLAHLAQDVLALFHAKLRDKQLTAEVQAAQETPEAFVDPDKLRQIITNLVSNAIKFTPEKGCFEIRLESEIGQDRLRVSVKDSGIGIALEDQAKIFNKFEQVHSARQNVKGPKGTGLGLSICKALVELHGGTLSVSSQPGEGSVFSFTVPSASSQAEAFKQKSSPPSATVGGLSSPKQPDRSPVSGHGG; via the coding sequence ATGAAGCTCTTCCCGAAGCTGGCTCTGATGGTTTCGAGTCTTTTGATCGGCACAACCTTGTGCCTCAGCGTGGCCTTCTACTTCTCGGAGCGCCGGTCCATAGAGCAGGAAGCGGAACAAGAGCGTCGGGTTGTTCTGCAGAATCTGATACATATCGCCCAAGAATCGTTCTTAACCAATGACGATTTGTTGCTCGTCAAATACACGGGATGGCTCCAAAAGTGGAATCCTTCCCTCATCAGTGCCAGCGTAATCGGGACTCAGGGAGAAATCCTTGCCCATTCGGAACCGACCCAGATCGGGAAAACCTCGGCCCCCCCTGAACTCTCTCGAACGGAGGTGCTGGTTTTGAGCGAACCCATCCGGCTTGGCAACCGCTGGATCGCCACCGCCCGGGCCGAATTTTCCGAGCTGTATTTTCAGAATCTGATTCGTGCCCGTCTTCTGCAACTCCAAAAACGCGTGTCACTGATCGCCGGGACAGCGTTTATTCTTGCGTTGGTGATTTGTTTCCTGCTGGCGCTATCCTGGACGCGACCGATCAGCCGTTTAGCAGAGGCGGCCGGCCTGATCGGGAGCGGGAAATACCAGTTGGACCTCGCCCCGATGGACCGCCGGCCGGATGAACTCGGGTTTCTGGCTCGCGCCTTCCGCCGCATGGCTGAGCAGCTGCGCGAACTGGACCAGATGAAGGAAGATTTTGTTTCGGCGGTCACACATGAGCTGCGTTCCCCGCTGGGCGCTATTGAGTCTTATCTCAATCTCATCGGCCACGAAGGACGGCAGGGCCTGGATCCCGCGAACTGGGACTTATATCTGGAGCGACTGCGCCTGAATACCCAGCGTCTCACCCGCTTTGTCAACGATCTGCTGGACGTGGCGGCCATTGAGCGGGGGAAAATTACCCTGGAACCCCGACGAACACATCTGGCTCACCTGGCGCAGGACGTTCTGGCGCTTTTTCATGCCAAACTCAGGGATAAACAACTGACCGCGGAAGTACAGGCCGCACAGGAAACACCGGAGGCCTTTGTTGACCCGGACAAACTTCGTCAAATTATTACGAATCTCGTGTCCAACGCGATCAAATTCACCCCGGAAAAAGGCTGCTTTGAAATCCGTTTAGAATCTGAAATCGGCCAAGATAGGCTGCGCGTTTCCGTCAAAGACTCCGGGATAGGGATTGCCTTGGAGGACCAGGCGAAAATTTTCAATAAATTTGAACAGGTGCACTCGGCACGGCAAAACGTCAAAGGCCCAAAAGGAACGGGGCTTGGACTTTCCATTTGCAAAGCCCTTGTCGAACTGCACGGCGGCACACTAAGTGTCTCCAGTCAACCGGGAGAAGGAAGTGTATTTTCTTTCACGGTCCCCTCGGCGAGTTCCCAGGCCGAGGCGTTCAAACAAAAGTCGTCACCCCCGAGTGCCACTGTCGGGGGTCTATCATCGCCGAAACAACCTGATAGATCCCCCGTCAGCGGCCACGGGGGATGA
- a CDS encoding tetratricopeptide repeat protein — translation MIKRSSHLFFLLSGLFLIMGRPATASQNTSSYQDGVAAFEQRRWTEAMEKFLEVLKKDPQNPKAHAYVNLIARQIEMHRRSTVKEKRLALLANASQRLEENRRDSAPITNAILDTTQAEERSREERWRSLCEQARLERDLGHLLSANDLILRVLSENPSHIESQRELSELQSRLRTALDHGATLSIEERYSYEGFYAFGQADYPAALTAWQKVHALLEPSHAVGEVVQHLRALHFLTYEKIARAHADEEKRVNDLRALFQRGLALYDQHHFVEALDVFRQLAIRDPEYPQLGTYIVQAEAAAEKDRARRLGEEKHQQIAQLIQKGSGSLAHEQYRQARDSFREALTIDPSHSQARTYLAMVETEMQRRQDPKAAQLHYEAGLIAYASGRLDEALREWRVATRLNPNYEKALNALAKAQRELAFSRNAP, via the coding sequence ATGATAAAACGCTCCAGCCATCTCTTTTTCCTGTTGTCCGGACTGTTCTTGATCATGGGTCGTCCCGCAACAGCAAGCCAGAACACTTCTTCTTATCAAGACGGGGTTGCTGCTTTTGAACAACGACGATGGACGGAAGCGATGGAGAAGTTTTTGGAAGTCTTGAAAAAGGACCCTCAAAATCCGAAGGCGCATGCTTATGTGAATCTCATCGCCCGGCAGATCGAGATGCATCGGCGCTCCACGGTCAAGGAAAAACGTCTCGCGCTCCTGGCCAACGCATCCCAACGGCTGGAGGAAAATCGCCGGGACTCCGCCCCCATCACGAACGCTATTCTCGACACAACACAAGCGGAGGAACGCTCGCGAGAAGAGCGCTGGCGCTCTCTCTGCGAGCAGGCCCGTCTTGAACGCGACCTGGGGCATCTCCTGTCGGCCAATGATCTTATTTTAAGAGTGCTTTCTGAAAATCCATCGCATATCGAGTCCCAAAGGGAGCTGAGCGAGCTTCAAAGCCGTTTGCGGACGGCCCTCGATCACGGTGCCACCCTTTCCATAGAAGAGCGCTATTCGTACGAAGGGTTCTATGCTTTCGGCCAGGCCGATTACCCGGCCGCGCTGACCGCATGGCAGAAAGTTCATGCGCTTCTTGAACCCTCGCATGCGGTCGGCGAAGTTGTTCAACATCTCCGAGCCCTTCATTTTCTCACGTACGAAAAAATCGCCCGGGCCCATGCGGACGAAGAAAAGCGTGTGAATGACCTCAGGGCGCTTTTCCAGCGCGGGCTGGCGCTTTATGACCAACATCATTTTGTTGAGGCCCTGGATGTTTTCCGGCAATTGGCCATCCGCGATCCGGAGTATCCGCAGCTGGGAACTTATATTGTCCAGGCCGAGGCGGCCGCCGAGAAAGACCGCGCCCGACGCCTCGGCGAGGAAAAACACCAGCAAATTGCGCAGCTGATCCAGAAGGGTTCCGGGAGTCTTGCACATGAGCAATACCGTCAGGCTAGAGACTCTTTTCGAGAAGCGCTGACGATCGACCCTTCGCATTCACAGGCCCGCACGTATCTGGCGATGGTTGAAACGGAGATGCAGCGCCGCCAGGACCCCAAAGCCGCTCAGCTCCACTATGAAGCGGGTCTCATCGCCTACGCCAGCGGCCGGTTGGACGAAGCCCTGAGGGAATGGCGCGTCGCGACGCGACTGAATCCGAATTATGAGAAAGCTCTAAATGCTCTCGCCAAAGCGCAACGGGAATTGGCGTTTTCCAGGAATGCGCCATGA